The genomic interval CTACGAGTAAAAAACTGGAGATTACTCTCGAAGTAACAGCCCATGATCTGGAAGTAGATATGAAAAAATCTGGGATTGTCTTGGATAAACACATTGAAAACCAAAATGGGAATACTGATTTCAAAAAGCAATTGGAATCACATCTTTCCAAAGGATTCGAAATTACTACTGGAGATTCTTCTGTTTCCTTGAAAGTAATCGGATTTGATGTCATGCCAACTGGCTTGCTTTATGTTTATCTTGAGAGTACTACTGTTGTACCCAAACGATCCATTGATTTTAAGTTCGATTTGCTGATGGAGACTTTCCCCAATCAACAAAATAAGATCACATTCATTCGAAATAACCAAAAACAAACAGCTGTATTTCTGCCTACTAAACGGACAGAGAGCATAACCCTGTAATTATGAAAAAAACGTTGTCATTCTTAGTTGTATGTTCAGCTTTAAGTGCATCAGCACAAACTAAATTTGCTCAGTTGGATATTGAACTTCCAACTCCAAATGAATACAGAACAGCTGCTGGAGCTCCTGGGCATAATTATTATCAGCAAAAGGCAGATTACAAAATGAATTTGACCTTGGATGATACCAAACAAATCATTCGAGGAGAAGAAGTGATTACTTACACGAATAATTCGCCAGATGTTTTGGAGTATCTGTGGTTGCAATTGGATCAGAATATTTTCAAGGCTGATTCTGATAGTAAACTGATTGC from Fluviicola taffensis DSM 16823 carries:
- a CDS encoding DUF6702 family protein; the encoded protein is MKELLAVFTFFFVGLSANAHEFYFAFAEVEYNATSKKLEITLEVTAHDLEVDMKKSGIVLDKHIENQNGNTDFKKQLESHLSKGFEITTGDSSVSLKVIGFDVMPTGLLYVYLESTTVVPKRSIDFKFDLLMETFPNQQNKITFIRNNQKQTAVFLPTKRTESITL